A portion of the Thunnus maccoyii chromosome 20, fThuMac1.1, whole genome shotgun sequence genome contains these proteins:
- the LOC121887261 gene encoding leucine-rich repeat-containing protein 51-like isoform X1, translating into MCLKQPDDPTGENMWKGPWWSVGLNTRPSCSRPSDLNMYGPPVDLSFKDISNVTGALAEQPRSGLRPLNTNSKRKYLSRTLRLSNNNITDLVGLQYTLGYFLAEPSQLGWLDLSFNKLTGIDPVLCELRELRVLYLHSNGIWNLSEVDKLGELQYLHTITLHGNAIENSKGYRKHVISALPQLRTMDFSAVTRDDRVLANVWRHHTNRGRNTKESLQ; encoded by the exons ATGTGTTTGAAGCAACCAGATGATCCCACAGGGGAGAACATGTGGAAAGGCCCTTGGTGGTCGGTTGGTTTGAACACAAGACCTTCTTGCTCGAG ACCTTCAGACTTGAACATGTATGGCCCACCGGTGGATCTATCATTTAAAGACATCAGCAATGTGACAG GTGCACTGGCAGAACAACCCAGAAGTGGGCTGCGGCCTTTAAATACAAACTCAAAGAGGAAGTATCTGAGCCGCACTTTGCGTCTCAGTAACAACAACATCACTGACCTTGTTGGCCTCCAGTACACTCTTGGCTACTTTTTGGCTGAACCATCACAGCTCGGCTGGCTGGACCTGTCCTTCAACAAACTCACAGGCATAGATCCA GTTTTGTGTGAGCTCCGTGAACTGCGTGTGTTGTACCTTCATAGCAACGGCATCTGGAACCTGTCAGAAGTAGACAAGCTGGGAGAGCTGCAGTATTTACACACCATCACACTACATGGAAATGCCATAGAGAATAGTAAAGGCTACAG gAAACATGTGATTTCTGCCCTGCCTCAGTTGAGGACGATGGACTTTAGCGCTGTGACACGCGACGATCGAGTCTTGGCAAATGTTTGGCGTCACCACACCAACCGTGGCAGAAACACCAAGGAGAGTCTTCAGTAA
- the LOC121887261 gene encoding leucine-rich repeat-containing protein 51-like isoform X2, with amino-acid sequence MTTCQEIKAGNSLRASNGQVKHDKNQLPSDLNMYGPPVDLSFKDISNVTGALAEQPRSGLRPLNTNSKRKYLSRTLRLSNNNITDLVGLQYTLGYFLAEPSQLGWLDLSFNKLTGIDPVLCELRELRVLYLHSNGIWNLSEVDKLGELQYLHTITLHGNAIENSKGYRKHVISALPQLRTMDFSAVTRDDRVLANVWRHHTNRGRNTKESLQ; translated from the exons ATGACAACCTGTCAAGAGATCAAGGCAGGAAACTCACTGAGGGCCTCTAATGGGCAGGTGAAGCATGACAAAAATCAGTT ACCTTCAGACTTGAACATGTATGGCCCACCGGTGGATCTATCATTTAAAGACATCAGCAATGTGACAG GTGCACTGGCAGAACAACCCAGAAGTGGGCTGCGGCCTTTAAATACAAACTCAAAGAGGAAGTATCTGAGCCGCACTTTGCGTCTCAGTAACAACAACATCACTGACCTTGTTGGCCTCCAGTACACTCTTGGCTACTTTTTGGCTGAACCATCACAGCTCGGCTGGCTGGACCTGTCCTTCAACAAACTCACAGGCATAGATCCA GTTTTGTGTGAGCTCCGTGAACTGCGTGTGTTGTACCTTCATAGCAACGGCATCTGGAACCTGTCAGAAGTAGACAAGCTGGGAGAGCTGCAGTATTTACACACCATCACACTACATGGAAATGCCATAGAGAATAGTAAAGGCTACAG gAAACATGTGATTTCTGCCCTGCCTCAGTTGAGGACGATGGACTTTAGCGCTGTGACACGCGACGATCGAGTCTTGGCAAATGTTTGGCGTCACCACACCAACCGTGGCAGAAACACCAAGGAGAGTCTTCAGTAA
- the LOC121887261 gene encoding leucine-rich repeat-containing protein 51-like isoform X3: MCLKQPDDPTGENMWKGPWWSVGLNTRPSCSRPSDLNMYGPPVDLSFKDISNVTGALAEQPRSGLRPLNTNSKRKYLSRTLRLSNNNITDLVGLQYTLGYFLAEPSQLGWLDLSFNKLTGIDPVLCELRELRVLYLHSNGIWNLSEVDKLGELQYLHTITLHGNAIENSKGYSL; this comes from the exons ATGTGTTTGAAGCAACCAGATGATCCCACAGGGGAGAACATGTGGAAAGGCCCTTGGTGGTCGGTTGGTTTGAACACAAGACCTTCTTGCTCGAG ACCTTCAGACTTGAACATGTATGGCCCACCGGTGGATCTATCATTTAAAGACATCAGCAATGTGACAG GTGCACTGGCAGAACAACCCAGAAGTGGGCTGCGGCCTTTAAATACAAACTCAAAGAGGAAGTATCTGAGCCGCACTTTGCGTCTCAGTAACAACAACATCACTGACCTTGTTGGCCTCCAGTACACTCTTGGCTACTTTTTGGCTGAACCATCACAGCTCGGCTGGCTGGACCTGTCCTTCAACAAACTCACAGGCATAGATCCA GTTTTGTGTGAGCTCCGTGAACTGCGTGTGTTGTACCTTCATAGCAACGGCATCTGGAACCTGTCAGAAGTAGACAAGCTGGGAGAGCTGCAGTATTTACACACCATCACACTACATGGAAATGCCATAGAGAATAGTAAAGGCTACAG ttTGTGA